The following coding sequences lie in one Vespa velutina chromosome 24, iVesVel2.1, whole genome shotgun sequence genomic window:
- the LOC124957117 gene encoding transmembrane protein 131 isoform X2 → MLINKDHNRTIHLLSISGNTRHFHSSFFQDKVIPPLGNTTFNVIFLGREEGEIDTHLFIHTSEGTIKYQVRGISISSPYRLRPVIDVKLPLNASFTPLIYMHNPHPESLQVVEIYSSGGEFQLELPSGEAEGSRELWEIPPYQTKPVIRLHFNAYTEKNHTAYIRVKVNNTAEILIVAVEVEVRSGAGLHWGGSSGRINFGMGGSLQPPTYHIIALKNSAKKPVKVVNIISTPISKALGLQFKPTVIPGDTDIPIAIGTLFYDWKAGLELQHFKGKLMIKAIGPGGSSQKLAIPWIAQVLQGGLEVNASITHYCSLQTSQAQNFSVVNKFKLPLAITHVTMSPNVKSRFMIKNFTPRVIKPEQKVNIFSLQLTKEKKNEDVEMESSILIHSNVSVTKVPLLSYDGKVRKIVPGEREDDKGTMNFGTVSSGTENEAIFALENQNPVNIELHDWGVNMPGAVLELMGCQSGPADLLDEELKNVTVCSNTGNQFIKPGFLAIFKIIVKAPMIEEDTIVGDVFVRTKYERLILPVFMRVAHGKISVKKLIFTDCFPGSICVQQVKVHSTFTRPMEVTEIVSVNKDDRIKYIPLEEATLPTISKGDNHIGSIKINPSINCKQRCYLDLLLDTNAGNQWLNTMSLPSHTRDTDLNLLTTRYMRFINSTGAGSWDNVTMRLDTNEVRGYKFYVNIKPHWPSLLTSSGNANKNKSILMFPLTQVGHISHKKIKLYNPSRNPLIVQLVMDWNYPQGSRLFHSLPSKFKPMCIECLPMVQEEFKLEDNLEERELFEKQWDVTVATQSFPFYLNPLESKTIKIIYSPTSASLSSALIYIRNNMTVLEVLRVMGRGASAQFRFGNRKPGSTTPLLFELGDKHLKDCERERSKRNSIPNLTVKRSFTARNTGELPIHIYGFYISGSHCEGYGFKVLNCASFLLFPNVTKKIEIAFTPDFTLSRIERKLLILTSLGTENESSMIKLNLLATLPTHSLEPCAAILIRPSWEYIIHWAAVILSSILLISVLAVSFLEADRILRGALANFSRESSVQPPLDLRLLSYVPIQSTDITNSLKEKSTNDDKNKINKKDDITSEWMLMNTKRCKDKDLQKSLKISDWTSEEEQRFKLDIESKDLLSFKSCEDPLDGSNNIGNIGLGTRKRNNKKQQNIQESQSDNNCLIESTFTEIQPVQEKKYRTHSLIKSSPVINRKMKSNNVGNIKEELKSCDNESQGDTIYLNAKNNKSENKRKITGGNSTSHSNHMLKKLDISSQQKSVQLSEEETSSTTTESSVHDDTSSLCKGHDQNCIKTDKLQRKPVNKKNKSQTIPSVPCVDYKDNYEGDCDDDEYDKERNNNPNRWKTNTTRSNTKYHIHGSRTVESSYKLPRQSKNLPRKEKVSQKRRATDKIHTKTSSLNGNINSKEDGTRNLGTVSTISPPPPASGWGEHRAKFSDVVARNQESISAFSNLSNLHKNQPVTHNLSLVFTNDTKDTEYIKQQPNQESIESTKEYEVMPEVLTPCMPSTGRTKLVCQDHITAQTNVPHANSYFINNFIDSSFERELVPYDDLPETDELLVELESPEEDTRCQLWNDNRTMIDLLSDNTSAFQFDTSNSTENGTNLTDSLRDNWANVETNWEPLYTRAAVGEERSGVWGVNTGGVWAAAPWGATAQPHATLSVPLQLSESDVQDRTGFDPFRSLNTIWTPSSTESWKKKHED, encoded by the exons atgttaattaataaagaccATAATAGGacaattcatttattatcaatttccgGAAATACTCGTCATTTTCACTCATCATTTTTCCAAGATAAA gTAATACCTCCTCTTGGAAATACCacatttaatgtaatttttcttgGTAGAGAAGAAGGTGAGATCGATACTCacctttttatacatacatcagAGGGTACAATAAAGTATCAA gTCAGAGGAATAAGTATTAGTAGTCCATATCGACTAAGACCTGTAATTGATGTCAAGTTACCATTAAATGCATCTTTTACTccacttatatatatgcataatccACATCCAGAATCATTGCAA GTAGTAGAAATATATAGTAGTGGAGGAGAATTTCAATTGGAATTACCATCAGGGGAAGCAGAGGGTTCTCGTGAATTATGGGAAATACCACCTTATCAAACCAAACCAGTTATAAGACTTCATTTTAATGCTTATACAGAAAAAAATCACACTGCATACATTAG agttaaagtaaataatactGCTGAGATATTAATTGTAGCAGTTGAAGTAGAAGTTAGGAGTGGAGCTGGTCTTCATTGGGGTGGAAGTTCGGGAAGAATAAATTTTGGTATGGGAGGTTCATTACAACCACCCACATATCACATAATTGCTTTAAAAAATTCAGCTAAAAAACCAGTTAAAGTTGTG AATATAATTAGCACCCCCATATCGAAAGCATTAGGACTCCAGTTTAAGCCAACTGTTATTCCTGGGGACACCGATATCCCAATCGCTATTGGGACACTATTTTATGAct GGAAGGCTGGTTTAGAATTACAACACTTTAAGGgcaaattaatgattaaagcAATAGGGCCTGGTGGTTCTAGTCAAAAATTAGCCATACCATGGATAGCACAGGTGTTACAAGGAGGACTAGAAGTAAATGCATCAATTACTCATTACTGTTCTCTGCAAACTAGCCAAGCTCAAAATTTTAGcgttgtaaataaatttaaattaccaTTAGCCATCACACATGTTACGATGTCACCTAATGTTAAATCGCGTTTCATG ataaaaaattttactccTAGAGTAATAAAACCAGAACaaaaagttaatatattttctttacaacttaccaaagaaaagaaaaatgaagatgtAGAGATGGAGTCATCGATATTAATACATTCAAATGTATCTGTAACTAAAGTACCATTACTCAGTTATGATGGAAAAGTAAGGAAAATTGTTccaggagaaagagaagatgataAAGGTACCATGAATTTTGGTACCGTTAGCAGTGGAACTGAAAATGAAGCAATCTTTGCGTTAGAAAATCAGAATCCAGTTAATATAGAATTACATGATTGGGGAGTAAATATGCCTGGAGCAGTATTGGAATTAATGGGTTGTCAAAGTGGTCCTGCAGATTTATTGGATGAGGAGCTTAAAAATGTAACTGTATGTAGCAATACTGGCAAt cAATTTATAAAACCTGGGTTTTTAGCAATTTTCAAGATTATAGTAAAAGCTCCTATGATAGAGGAGGATACGATAGTTGGTGATGTCTTTGTTAGAACTAAGTATGAAAGACTTATTTTACCTGTATTCATGCGAGTTGCTCATGGAAAAATCTCTGTAAAGAAACTTATATTTACAGATTGTTTTCCT gGATCAATATGTGTACAGCAAGTTAAAGTACATTCTACGTTTACAAGACCAATGGAAGTAACTGAAATAGTTTCAGTTAACAAGGATGatagaataaaatacataccTTTAGAAGAAGCAACATTACCAACAATATCTAAAGGTGATAATCATATAGGATCTATAAAGATTAATCCATCTATCAACTGTAAACAACGATGTTACCTTGACTTGCTATTAGATACAAATg CTGGTAATCAATGGTTAAATACAATGAGCCTTCCTTCTCACACGCGTGATACTGATCTAAATTTATTAACTACACGTTACATGcgttttattaattctacTGGAGCAGGTTCTTGGGATAATGTAACAATGCGCTTAGACACTAATGAAGTACGtggttataaattttatgttaacATTAAACCACATTGGCCCAGTTTATTGACCAGTTCTggaaatgcaaataaaaataaaagtatattaatgtTTCCCTTAACACAAGTGGGACATATAtcgcataaaaaaataaaattatataatccaAGTAGAAATCCTTTAATAGTCCAATTAGTAATGGATTGGAATTATCCTCAAGGATCAAGACTATTTCATTCTTTACCCAGCaa gtTCAAACCAATGTGTATAGAATGTTTACCTATGGTACAAGAGGAATTTAAACTCGAAGACAATTTGGAGGAACGTGAATTGTTTGAAAAACAATGGGATGTTACAGTGGCTACGCaatcatttcctttttatttaaatccttTGGAATCTaaaactattaaaataatatattcaccGACGTCGGCATCACTTTCGTCtgctcttatatatattag aaataatatgacCGTCTTAGAAGTTTTACGTGTAATGGGACGTGGAGCAAGTGCACAATTTAGGTTTGGAAATCGTAAACCAGGTTCTACTACACCTTTATTATTTGAACTTGGAGACAAACACCTTAAAGATTGTGAAC gtGAACGATCGAAACGAAATTCAATTCCAAATCTAACAGTTAAAAGATCCTTCACAGCGAGAAATACTGGAGAATTACCAATACATATTTACGGTTTCTATATAAGCGGTTCACATTGTGAAGGATATGGATTTAAGGTACTTAATTGTGCCTCTTTTTTACTGTTTCCaaatgttacaaaaaaaattgaaatagcATTTACGCCAGACTTCACTTTATCACGAATTGaaaggaaattattaatactgaCAAGTTTAGGAACTGAAAATGAGAGTAGTATGATAAAACTTAATTTATTAGCAACACTTCCTACGCATTCTTTGGAACCTTGCGCAGCCATATTAATTAGACCATCATgggaatatattatacattggGCAGCCGTCATTCTTTCAtcgatattgttaatatctgtGCTTGCTGTATCCTTTCTTGAGGCAGATCGTATACTAAGAGGTGCTTTAGCAAATTTTTCTCGAGAAAGTTCAGTTCAGCCACCTCTTGACCTTAGGCTTTTGTCATATGTACCAATTCAATCAACAGATATCACAAATTCATTGAAAGAGAAATCTacaaatgatgataaaaataaaataaataaaaaagatgacaTAACATCGGAATGGATGTTAATGAATACAAAACGTtgtaaagataaagatttgCAAAAGAGTTTGAAAATTTCTGATTGGACGTCAGAAGAAGAACAACGTTTTAAATTAGATATAGAATCGAAAGATTTGTTATCTTTCAAATCATGCGAAGATCCACTTGACGGTTCTAACAATATTGGAAATATTGGACTTGgcacaagaaagagaaataataaaaaacaacaaaacatACAAGAAAGTCAATCTGATAATAATTGTCTAATAGAAAGTACATTTACAGAAATTCAGCcagtacaagaaaaaaaatatagaacgcattctttaataaaatctagtcctgttataaatagaaaaatgaaatcaaacAATGtaggaaatataaaagaagaattaaagtCATGTGACAATGAAAGTCAGGGAGacacaatttatttaaatgccaaaaataataaatctgaaaataagagaaaaattaccGGAGGAAATAGTACTAGCCATAGTAATCACATGTTAAAGAAGCTTGATATATCGTCACAACAAAAGAGCGTTCAACTTTCTGAAGAAGAAACTTCGTCCACAACAACAGAAAGTTCAGTACACGATGATACATCATCTTTATGTAAA ggACATGatcaaaattgtataaaaacaGATAAATTACAAAGGAAGccagtaaataaaaaaaacaaatcgcaAACAATACCTTCTGTACCTTGtgtcgattataaagataattatgaaGGTGATTGTGACGATGACGAAtatgataaagaaaggaataataatccAAATAGATGGAAAACAAATACAACTAGATCTAATACAAAGTATCACATTCATGGATCACGTACAGTAGAATCATCTTATAAATTACCGCGCCAAAGTAAAAATCTTccgcgaaaagaaaaagtatcacAAAAACGTCGTGCAACGGATAAAATTCACacaaaaa ctTCTTCTCTAAatggaaatataaattcaaaggaAGATGGAACACGTAATTTAGGAACAGTATCTACAAtatcaccaccaccgccaGCATCAGGATGGGGTGAACATAGAGCTAAATTTAGTGATGTAGTAGCTCGTAATCAAGAAAGCATCTCTGCATTTTCTAACTTATCAAATTTGCATAAGAATCAACCAGTTACACATAATTTATCATTGGTGTTTACTAATGACACTAAAGATacagaatatataaaacaacagCCAAATCAAGAATCAATTGAATCTACCAAAGAATATGAAGTAATGCCAGAAGTTTTGACCCCTTGTATGCCATCGACTGGAAGGACAAAATTGGTTTGTCAGGATCATATTACGGCACAAACTAATGTTCCACATGCAAATagttattttatcaataacttTATTGATTCTTCA TTTGAAAGAGAATTGGTACCATATGACGATCTTCCAGAAACAGATGAACTTTTGGTTGAATTAGAAAGTCCAGAGGAAGATACACGATGTCAGTTATGGAATGATAATAGAACtatgattgatttattatcaGATAATACTAGTGCTTTTCAATTTGACACATCAAATTCTACAGAAAATGGCACAAATTTAACAGATTCATTAAGag ATAATTGGGCGAATGTAGAAACTAATTGGGAACCATTATACACTAGAGCAGCAGTAGGAGAAGAACGAAGTGGCGTATGGGGAGTTAATACTGGTGGTGTATGGGCAGCTGCACCTTGGGGCGCAACAGCACAACCACATGCCACATTATCTGTGCCACTACAATTATCAGAATCAGACGTGCAG GACAGAACAGGATTTGATCCATTTCGTTCTCTCAATACAATTTGGACACCATCATCAACAGAGtcttggaaaaaaaagcatgaagattaa
- the LOC124957117 gene encoding transmembrane protein 131 isoform X1, giving the protein MIELKVFYCLFLLSFLDSTSQIRPSLHGHNNAFVQDDNDVQYLLDNIPLPMHKDFTNTVHGVGDSVPDEDKIQDTLSHIYFEPHILDFKERQLGIPHQETVMLINKDHNRTIHLLSISGNTRHFHSSFFQDKVIPPLGNTTFNVIFLGREEGEIDTHLFIHTSEGTIKYQVRGISISSPYRLRPVIDVKLPLNASFTPLIYMHNPHPESLQVVEIYSSGGEFQLELPSGEAEGSRELWEIPPYQTKPVIRLHFNAYTEKNHTAYIRVKVNNTAEILIVAVEVEVRSGAGLHWGGSSGRINFGMGGSLQPPTYHIIALKNSAKKPVKVVNIISTPISKALGLQFKPTVIPGDTDIPIAIGTLFYDWKAGLELQHFKGKLMIKAIGPGGSSQKLAIPWIAQVLQGGLEVNASITHYCSLQTSQAQNFSVVNKFKLPLAITHVTMSPNVKSRFMIKNFTPRVIKPEQKVNIFSLQLTKEKKNEDVEMESSILIHSNVSVTKVPLLSYDGKVRKIVPGEREDDKGTMNFGTVSSGTENEAIFALENQNPVNIELHDWGVNMPGAVLELMGCQSGPADLLDEELKNVTVCSNTGNQFIKPGFLAIFKIIVKAPMIEEDTIVGDVFVRTKYERLILPVFMRVAHGKISVKKLIFTDCFPGSICVQQVKVHSTFTRPMEVTEIVSVNKDDRIKYIPLEEATLPTISKGDNHIGSIKINPSINCKQRCYLDLLLDTNAGNQWLNTMSLPSHTRDTDLNLLTTRYMRFINSTGAGSWDNVTMRLDTNEVRGYKFYVNIKPHWPSLLTSSGNANKNKSILMFPLTQVGHISHKKIKLYNPSRNPLIVQLVMDWNYPQGSRLFHSLPSKFKPMCIECLPMVQEEFKLEDNLEERELFEKQWDVTVATQSFPFYLNPLESKTIKIIYSPTSASLSSALIYIRNNMTVLEVLRVMGRGASAQFRFGNRKPGSTTPLLFELGDKHLKDCERERSKRNSIPNLTVKRSFTARNTGELPIHIYGFYISGSHCEGYGFKVLNCASFLLFPNVTKKIEIAFTPDFTLSRIERKLLILTSLGTENESSMIKLNLLATLPTHSLEPCAAILIRPSWEYIIHWAAVILSSILLISVLAVSFLEADRILRGALANFSRESSVQPPLDLRLLSYVPIQSTDITNSLKEKSTNDDKNKINKKDDITSEWMLMNTKRCKDKDLQKSLKISDWTSEEEQRFKLDIESKDLLSFKSCEDPLDGSNNIGNIGLGTRKRNNKKQQNIQESQSDNNCLIESTFTEIQPVQEKKYRTHSLIKSSPVINRKMKSNNVGNIKEELKSCDNESQGDTIYLNAKNNKSENKRKITGGNSTSHSNHMLKKLDISSQQKSVQLSEEETSSTTTESSVHDDTSSLCKGHDQNCIKTDKLQRKPVNKKNKSQTIPSVPCVDYKDNYEGDCDDDEYDKERNNNPNRWKTNTTRSNTKYHIHGSRTVESSYKLPRQSKNLPRKEKVSQKRRATDKIHTKTSSLNGNINSKEDGTRNLGTVSTISPPPPASGWGEHRAKFSDVVARNQESISAFSNLSNLHKNQPVTHNLSLVFTNDTKDTEYIKQQPNQESIESTKEYEVMPEVLTPCMPSTGRTKLVCQDHITAQTNVPHANSYFINNFIDSSFERELVPYDDLPETDELLVELESPEEDTRCQLWNDNRTMIDLLSDNTSAFQFDTSNSTENGTNLTDSLRDNWANVETNWEPLYTRAAVGEERSGVWGVNTGGVWAAAPWGATAQPHATLSVPLQLSESDVQDRTGFDPFRSLNTIWTPSSTESWKKKHED; this is encoded by the exons ATGATTGagttaaaagtattttattgtttattcttGTTATCATTTTTGGATTCAACGTCGCAAATTCGGCCCTCCTTACATGGGCATAATAATG cCTTCGTTCAGGACGACAATGATGTTCAATATCTTTTGGATAATATACCATTACCTATGCATAAG gaCTTTACTAATACAGTACATGGGGTTGG ggATTCTGTACCGGATGAAGATAAAATACAAGATACATTGTCCCACATTTATTTTGAACCCCATATTTTGGATTTTAAAGAGAg acAACTTGGTATACCCCATCAAGAAACTGtgatgttaattaataaagaccATAATAGGacaattcatttattatcaatttccgGAAATACTCGTCATTTTCACTCATCATTTTTCCAAGATAAA gTAATACCTCCTCTTGGAAATACCacatttaatgtaatttttcttgGTAGAGAAGAAGGTGAGATCGATACTCacctttttatacatacatcagAGGGTACAATAAAGTATCAA gTCAGAGGAATAAGTATTAGTAGTCCATATCGACTAAGACCTGTAATTGATGTCAAGTTACCATTAAATGCATCTTTTACTccacttatatatatgcataatccACATCCAGAATCATTGCAA GTAGTAGAAATATATAGTAGTGGAGGAGAATTTCAATTGGAATTACCATCAGGGGAAGCAGAGGGTTCTCGTGAATTATGGGAAATACCACCTTATCAAACCAAACCAGTTATAAGACTTCATTTTAATGCTTATACAGAAAAAAATCACACTGCATACATTAG agttaaagtaaataatactGCTGAGATATTAATTGTAGCAGTTGAAGTAGAAGTTAGGAGTGGAGCTGGTCTTCATTGGGGTGGAAGTTCGGGAAGAATAAATTTTGGTATGGGAGGTTCATTACAACCACCCACATATCACATAATTGCTTTAAAAAATTCAGCTAAAAAACCAGTTAAAGTTGTG AATATAATTAGCACCCCCATATCGAAAGCATTAGGACTCCAGTTTAAGCCAACTGTTATTCCTGGGGACACCGATATCCCAATCGCTATTGGGACACTATTTTATGAct GGAAGGCTGGTTTAGAATTACAACACTTTAAGGgcaaattaatgattaaagcAATAGGGCCTGGTGGTTCTAGTCAAAAATTAGCCATACCATGGATAGCACAGGTGTTACAAGGAGGACTAGAAGTAAATGCATCAATTACTCATTACTGTTCTCTGCAAACTAGCCAAGCTCAAAATTTTAGcgttgtaaataaatttaaattaccaTTAGCCATCACACATGTTACGATGTCACCTAATGTTAAATCGCGTTTCATG ataaaaaattttactccTAGAGTAATAAAACCAGAACaaaaagttaatatattttctttacaacttaccaaagaaaagaaaaatgaagatgtAGAGATGGAGTCATCGATATTAATACATTCAAATGTATCTGTAACTAAAGTACCATTACTCAGTTATGATGGAAAAGTAAGGAAAATTGTTccaggagaaagagaagatgataAAGGTACCATGAATTTTGGTACCGTTAGCAGTGGAACTGAAAATGAAGCAATCTTTGCGTTAGAAAATCAGAATCCAGTTAATATAGAATTACATGATTGGGGAGTAAATATGCCTGGAGCAGTATTGGAATTAATGGGTTGTCAAAGTGGTCCTGCAGATTTATTGGATGAGGAGCTTAAAAATGTAACTGTATGTAGCAATACTGGCAAt cAATTTATAAAACCTGGGTTTTTAGCAATTTTCAAGATTATAGTAAAAGCTCCTATGATAGAGGAGGATACGATAGTTGGTGATGTCTTTGTTAGAACTAAGTATGAAAGACTTATTTTACCTGTATTCATGCGAGTTGCTCATGGAAAAATCTCTGTAAAGAAACTTATATTTACAGATTGTTTTCCT gGATCAATATGTGTACAGCAAGTTAAAGTACATTCTACGTTTACAAGACCAATGGAAGTAACTGAAATAGTTTCAGTTAACAAGGATGatagaataaaatacataccTTTAGAAGAAGCAACATTACCAACAATATCTAAAGGTGATAATCATATAGGATCTATAAAGATTAATCCATCTATCAACTGTAAACAACGATGTTACCTTGACTTGCTATTAGATACAAATg CTGGTAATCAATGGTTAAATACAATGAGCCTTCCTTCTCACACGCGTGATACTGATCTAAATTTATTAACTACACGTTACATGcgttttattaattctacTGGAGCAGGTTCTTGGGATAATGTAACAATGCGCTTAGACACTAATGAAGTACGtggttataaattttatgttaacATTAAACCACATTGGCCCAGTTTATTGACCAGTTCTggaaatgcaaataaaaataaaagtatattaatgtTTCCCTTAACACAAGTGGGACATATAtcgcataaaaaaataaaattatataatccaAGTAGAAATCCTTTAATAGTCCAATTAGTAATGGATTGGAATTATCCTCAAGGATCAAGACTATTTCATTCTTTACCCAGCaa gtTCAAACCAATGTGTATAGAATGTTTACCTATGGTACAAGAGGAATTTAAACTCGAAGACAATTTGGAGGAACGTGAATTGTTTGAAAAACAATGGGATGTTACAGTGGCTACGCaatcatttcctttttatttaaatccttTGGAATCTaaaactattaaaataatatattcaccGACGTCGGCATCACTTTCGTCtgctcttatatatattag aaataatatgacCGTCTTAGAAGTTTTACGTGTAATGGGACGTGGAGCAAGTGCACAATTTAGGTTTGGAAATCGTAAACCAGGTTCTACTACACCTTTATTATTTGAACTTGGAGACAAACACCTTAAAGATTGTGAAC gtGAACGATCGAAACGAAATTCAATTCCAAATCTAACAGTTAAAAGATCCTTCACAGCGAGAAATACTGGAGAATTACCAATACATATTTACGGTTTCTATATAAGCGGTTCACATTGTGAAGGATATGGATTTAAGGTACTTAATTGTGCCTCTTTTTTACTGTTTCCaaatgttacaaaaaaaattgaaatagcATTTACGCCAGACTTCACTTTATCACGAATTGaaaggaaattattaatactgaCAAGTTTAGGAACTGAAAATGAGAGTAGTATGATAAAACTTAATTTATTAGCAACACTTCCTACGCATTCTTTGGAACCTTGCGCAGCCATATTAATTAGACCATCATgggaatatattatacattggGCAGCCGTCATTCTTTCAtcgatattgttaatatctgtGCTTGCTGTATCCTTTCTTGAGGCAGATCGTATACTAAGAGGTGCTTTAGCAAATTTTTCTCGAGAAAGTTCAGTTCAGCCACCTCTTGACCTTAGGCTTTTGTCATATGTACCAATTCAATCAACAGATATCACAAATTCATTGAAAGAGAAATCTacaaatgatgataaaaataaaataaataaaaaagatgacaTAACATCGGAATGGATGTTAATGAATACAAAACGTtgtaaagataaagatttgCAAAAGAGTTTGAAAATTTCTGATTGGACGTCAGAAGAAGAACAACGTTTTAAATTAGATATAGAATCGAAAGATTTGTTATCTTTCAAATCATGCGAAGATCCACTTGACGGTTCTAACAATATTGGAAATATTGGACTTGgcacaagaaagagaaataataaaaaacaacaaaacatACAAGAAAGTCAATCTGATAATAATTGTCTAATAGAAAGTACATTTACAGAAATTCAGCcagtacaagaaaaaaaatatagaacgcattctttaataaaatctagtcctgttataaatagaaaaatgaaatcaaacAATGtaggaaatataaaagaagaattaaagtCATGTGACAATGAAAGTCAGGGAGacacaatttatttaaatgccaaaaataataaatctgaaaataagagaaaaattaccGGAGGAAATAGTACTAGCCATAGTAATCACATGTTAAAGAAGCTTGATATATCGTCACAACAAAAGAGCGTTCAACTTTCTGAAGAAGAAACTTCGTCCACAACAACAGAAAGTTCAGTACACGATGATACATCATCTTTATGTAAA ggACATGatcaaaattgtataaaaacaGATAAATTACAAAGGAAGccagtaaataaaaaaaacaaatcgcaAACAATACCTTCTGTACCTTGtgtcgattataaagataattatgaaGGTGATTGTGACGATGACGAAtatgataaagaaaggaataataatccAAATAGATGGAAAACAAATACAACTAGATCTAATACAAAGTATCACATTCATGGATCACGTACAGTAGAATCATCTTATAAATTACCGCGCCAAAGTAAAAATCTTccgcgaaaagaaaaagtatcacAAAAACGTCGTGCAACGGATAAAATTCACacaaaaa ctTCTTCTCTAAatggaaatataaattcaaaggaAGATGGAACACGTAATTTAGGAACAGTATCTACAAtatcaccaccaccgccaGCATCAGGATGGGGTGAACATAGAGCTAAATTTAGTGATGTAGTAGCTCGTAATCAAGAAAGCATCTCTGCATTTTCTAACTTATCAAATTTGCATAAGAATCAACCAGTTACACATAATTTATCATTGGTGTTTACTAATGACACTAAAGATacagaatatataaaacaacagCCAAATCAAGAATCAATTGAATCTACCAAAGAATATGAAGTAATGCCAGAAGTTTTGACCCCTTGTATGCCATCGACTGGAAGGACAAAATTGGTTTGTCAGGATCATATTACGGCACAAACTAATGTTCCACATGCAAATagttattttatcaataacttTATTGATTCTTCA TTTGAAAGAGAATTGGTACCATATGACGATCTTCCAGAAACAGATGAACTTTTGGTTGAATTAGAAAGTCCAGAGGAAGATACACGATGTCAGTTATGGAATGATAATAGAACtatgattgatttattatcaGATAATACTAGTGCTTTTCAATTTGACACATCAAATTCTACAGAAAATGGCACAAATTTAACAGATTCATTAAGag ATAATTGGGCGAATGTAGAAACTAATTGGGAACCATTATACACTAGAGCAGCAGTAGGAGAAGAACGAAGTGGCGTATGGGGAGTTAATACTGGTGGTGTATGGGCAGCTGCACCTTGGGGCGCAACAGCACAACCACATGCCACATTATCTGTGCCACTACAATTATCAGAATCAGACGTGCAG GACAGAACAGGATTTGATCCATTTCGTTCTCTCAATACAATTTGGACACCATCATCAACAGAGtcttggaaaaaaaagcatgaagattaa
- the LOC124957123 gene encoding multiple RNA-binding domain-containing protein 1-like: MDKTKQRQSNNKNGLSWIYRKKVKLRRAKNITQNEDADTELNNSATRIVVRNLPFRVKEEDIKRLYEKYGEIQEIILPCQSNSSLIGYAFIKFKRMQDASKAIFNTNKKEFFGRIITSGWVVANSKLYKKMKNISEINNKNKFSFPSSKRQNTDKKKRT, from the exons ATGGATAAAACTAAACAAC gacaaagtaataataaaaatggattATCTtggatttatagaaaaaaagtaaaattacgAAGGGCTAAAAATATAACACAAAATGAAGATGCTGATacagaattaaataattctgcGACAAGAATTGTTGTTCGTAATCTTCCATTTAGG gtAAAAGAAGAGGACATTAAACGgttgtatgaaaaatatggaGAAATACAAGAAATAATTCTTCCTTGCCAATCAAATTCATCACTTATTGGATATgcgtttataaaatttaaacgaaTGCAAGATGCATCCAAAgctatatttaatacaaataaaaaagaattttttg GTAGAATAATTACTAGTGGATGGGTCGTTGCAAATTCtaaactttataaaaaaatgaaaaatatctctgagattaataataaaaataaattctcttttccttcttccaaAAGACAAaatacagataaaaaaaaaaggacataa